From the Anaerolineales bacterium genome, one window contains:
- a CDS encoding GntR family transcriptional regulator: MRSQILGEQWPRGHQLIAEEDLVNLWGVSRGTIRKAIEKLVEEGLLMRVHGRGTFVSSKLVEQPLAEELITFSEDLIARGIDFQTHVLQQHYIAPTARTANVLQVPPGETVFYLNRVRVVEGEPVVVLDNYVYSPQCTGIEQVDFTRFRLFETLEETYGVLPARGRRTFEAQLAEGRVAELLQVGEGSPVMYMEQVTSLADGTPVEFSNLWLRADRYRISANVSRQRVTQKTTSLQA, from the coding sequence ATGCGTTCTCAGATCCTGGGCGAGCAGTGGCCGCGCGGCCACCAACTCATCGCTGAAGAAGATCTGGTAAATCTATGGGGTGTCAGCCGGGGCACCATCCGCAAAGCGATCGAGAAACTGGTTGAAGAAGGCTTGCTGATGCGAGTGCACGGCCGGGGCACTTTTGTCTCGTCCAAATTGGTGGAGCAACCCCTGGCTGAGGAGTTGATCACTTTTTCCGAAGACCTGATCGCCCGCGGCATTGATTTCCAAACCCATGTTTTGCAGCAGCACTATATTGCCCCCACAGCCCGTACCGCCAATGTGCTGCAGGTGCCACCGGGTGAAACGGTTTTTTATCTAAACCGGGTGCGCGTGGTGGAAGGCGAGCCGGTGGTGGTATTGGACAATTATGTATACAGTCCACAGTGCACCGGCATTGAGCAAGTCGATTTCACCCGCTTCCGCCTGTTTGAGACTTTGGAAGAGACCTATGGCGTGCTGCCCGCACGCGGCCGGCGCACCTTTGAAGCTCAGCTGGCCGAGGGACGCGTGGCGGAATTGCTCCAGGTGGGCGAGGGCAGCCCGGTGATGTATATGGAACAGGTCACCTCTTTGGCGGATGGCACGCCAGTCGAATTTTCCAACCTGTGGCTGCGCGCCGACCGTTACCGGATCTCTGCCAATGTGAGCCGCCAGCGCGTCACCCAAAAAACCACCAGCCTGCAAGCCTGA
- a CDS encoding energy-coupling factor transporter transmembrane protein EcfT — MQGIAVPISVVPGNSPIHRINPIPKMVWVLGILVISFITRNPVILGGVFLLGLLFVTIAQIWPSYLRVVMVLFPISLTLILLQSIAPAFPQPWTPIVAVGPFTIWQEGIYSGLSLLLRIMCMTTFAMVMIMTSHPSDIFASMQKVGLPYTMNFILTMTLQLIPILQSEFNTVLKAQKSRGLKGTGFAAILPSMVPVFVGAIERVQQLSISLESRAFGSSGQKTSYRQVQFGFKDALVLAAGALFSGAMTYWLLVDKTLDWSRTLTFSPTFALILFFGAGIGFLLFIAFALRLVLTA, encoded by the coding sequence ATGCAAGGCATTGCAGTCCCCATCTCTGTAGTTCCCGGCAACTCGCCGATCCATCGCATCAACCCCATCCCCAAGATGGTTTGGGTGTTGGGCATTCTGGTGATCTCATTCATCACCCGCAACCCTGTCATCCTGGGCGGCGTCTTTCTGCTGGGTCTTTTGTTCGTGACCATCGCGCAGATCTGGCCTTCTTATCTGCGCGTGGTGATGGTGCTGTTCCCCATCAGCCTTACGCTGATCCTGCTGCAAAGCATTGCCCCGGCCTTCCCGCAACCGTGGACGCCGATCGTGGCGGTGGGACCTTTCACTATCTGGCAAGAAGGCATCTACAGCGGGCTTTCACTTTTGCTGCGCATCATGTGCATGACCACCTTCGCCATGGTCATGATCATGACCTCGCACCCCAGCGACATCTTTGCCTCCATGCAAAAGGTGGGCCTGCCCTACACGATGAACTTCATCCTGACCATGACCCTGCAGTTGATCCCCATTCTGCAGAGCGAGTTCAACACCGTGCTCAAGGCGCAGAAGTCACGCGGCCTGAAGGGCACCGGCTTTGCCGCGATTCTGCCTAGCATGGTGCCGGTCTTCGTCGGCGCCATTGAGCGCGTGCAGCAGCTCTCCATCTCGCTGGAATCACGCGCCTTTGGCAGCAGCGGCCAGAAGACCAGCTACCGCCAGGTTCAGTTTGGCTTCAAAGATGCGCTGGTGCTGGCTGCTGGCGCGCTGTTTAGCGGCGCCATGACCTACTGGCTGCTGGTGGACAAGACCCTGGACTGGAGCCGCACGCTGACTTTCTCGCCGACCTTCGCCTTGATCCTGTTCTTCGGGGCAGGCATCGGCTTCCTGCTCTTCATCGCTTTTGCCCTCAGGCTGGTGCTGACCGCCTAG
- a CDS encoding MFS transporter, translating into MLSTDIQKIKQDFPDYIEAVEKNYRWNFLMLALDSSFFSFSVAMLSQDTIIPYFVSKLTEHPAYIGLVPAIYYLGYFFPQLIGAFLVNGRPTRKWPIFWIAATERVGILAIALVAQFTGLISNELALLILMISFLVFSVTNGLIGPAYGDFTSKNIIRNRGLFFGFNGALGGLIGLAASLIATHLLNSYDFPINLRYLFWLGFGTSFISPFFIASFREVPFPIQTKTEDLKTFLKTIPQHIRKSLGFKRYLLVRSFMNFGLMGNAFFAIYAISRFGLDSGAVGVFTMIILLTQTLMGFLLGWLGDRHGYKMVYVFDCVLFILTGVLSLTAASPLAFYIIAVCMGGMYAVQRVGDANMVFELAPPEQTSRFIGINNTFMAPVLTIAPLVGGLIVDGLSHQALFATVLAVGIAALWLCIKYLPDPRKQIIAA; encoded by the coding sequence ATGCTAAGCACCGATATCCAAAAAATCAAACAGGATTTCCCCGACTACATCGAGGCGGTGGAGAAGAACTATCGCTGGAATTTCCTGATGCTGGCGCTGGATTCGTCTTTCTTTTCCTTCTCCGTGGCGATGCTGTCGCAAGATACGATCATTCCGTATTTTGTCTCCAAACTCACCGAGCACCCCGCCTATATCGGGCTGGTGCCAGCCATCTACTACCTGGGCTACTTCTTCCCGCAACTGATCGGCGCCTTTCTGGTCAACGGCCGCCCCACCCGCAAGTGGCCGATCTTCTGGATCGCCGCCACCGAGCGCGTCGGCATCCTGGCGATTGCCCTGGTGGCGCAATTCACCGGGCTGATCAGTAATGAGCTGGCGCTGTTGATCTTGATGATCTCGTTCCTGGTCTTCTCCGTGACCAACGGGCTGATCGGCCCGGCCTACGGCGATTTCACCAGCAAGAACATCATCCGCAACCGCGGCCTGTTCTTTGGCTTCAACGGCGCCCTGGGCGGCCTGATCGGCCTGGCCGCCTCGCTCATCGCTACGCACCTGCTCAACAGCTACGATTTCCCCATCAACCTGCGCTACTTGTTCTGGTTGGGTTTTGGCACCTCGTTCATCTCGCCGTTCTTCATCGCCAGCTTCCGCGAAGTGCCTTTCCCCATCCAAACCAAGACGGAAGACCTCAAAACCTTCCTGAAGACCATCCCTCAGCACATCCGTAAATCGCTGGGCTTCAAGCGCTACCTTTTGGTGCGCAGCTTTATGAACTTTGGCCTGATGGGCAATGCCTTCTTTGCCATCTACGCCATCAGCCGTTTCGGCCTGGACAGCGGCGCGGTCGGGGTCTTCACCATGATCATCCTGCTCACCCAGACCCTGATGGGCTTCCTGCTGGGCTGGCTGGGCGACCGCCACGGCTACAAGATGGTCTACGTCTTCGACTGCGTATTGTTCATTCTCACCGGCGTCCTCTCGCTCACCGCCGCCTCGCCGTTGGCCTTCTACATCATCGCCGTCTGCATGGGCGGCATGTATGCGGTCCAGCGCGTAGGCGACGCCAACATGGTCTTCGAGCTGGCCCCGCCGGAGCAGACCAGCCGCTTCATCGGCATCAACAACACCTTTATGGCCCCAGTGCTCACTATCGCTCCGCTGGTGGGCGGCCTGATCGTGGACGGCCTCTCGCACCAGGCGCTCTTCGCCACCGTGCTGGCCGTAGGCATCGCTGCGCTCTGGCTGTGCATCAAATACCTGCCAGACCCGCGCAAGCAAATTATCGCGGCTTAG
- a CDS encoding nucleoside hydrolase: MKIEKVFFSHDGGLDDYLCVMLLMSLAHVETLGVVVTEADCYIDPAVGATRKILDLMDGAHIPVAASTVRARNPFPRRLRRTSWQIDNLPILNARGEVSAPLVGEPGQQYLARVLSELEEPITFLETGPLTTLAEALKIAPEAASKVSRILWMGGALHVPGNVRPHEDANIDGSMEWNVYWDPEAAYDIWQTDIPVVLCPLDITNTVPLTQDFMSMLAAQYDYKISDLAGQAYALVRHQPYYMWDVLTTAYLAWPDLFTLKEERVEIVPYGASQGRTKPSPDGKLVQVMHTVDTARLNANLAAAWKRN, translated from the coding sequence TTGAAAATCGAAAAAGTCTTCTTTAGCCATGATGGGGGCTTAGACGACTATCTGTGTGTCATGCTTTTGATGAGCCTGGCGCACGTGGAAACCCTGGGTGTGGTCGTTACTGAGGCCGACTGCTATATCGATCCAGCGGTGGGAGCCACGCGCAAGATCCTGGACTTGATGGACGGCGCACATATACCCGTGGCGGCCAGCACCGTGCGGGCGCGCAATCCCTTCCCGCGCCGCCTGCGGCGCACATCCTGGCAGATCGACAATCTGCCGATATTGAATGCGCGCGGCGAAGTGAGTGCCCCGCTGGTAGGTGAACCCGGCCAGCAGTACCTGGCGCGGGTGCTCAGCGAACTGGAGGAGCCGATCACCTTCCTGGAGACCGGCCCGCTGACCACCCTGGCCGAAGCGCTGAAGATCGCGCCGGAGGCGGCCAGTAAGGTGAGCCGCATCTTATGGATGGGTGGGGCGCTGCATGTGCCCGGCAATGTGCGCCCTCATGAGGATGCCAATATTGACGGCAGCATGGAATGGAATGTCTACTGGGATCCTGAGGCGGCCTACGACATCTGGCAGACGGACATCCCGGTGGTGCTGTGCCCGCTGGACATCACCAACACCGTGCCGCTGACGCAGGACTTTATGAGCATGCTGGCCGCGCAGTACGACTACAAGATCTCCGACCTGGCCGGGCAGGCCTATGCCCTGGTGCGTCACCAACCCTACTACATGTGGGATGTGCTCACCACTGCCTATCTGGCCTGGCCGGACCTTTTCACCTTGAAGGAAGAGCGCGTCGAGATCGTGCCGTACGGCGCCAGCCAGGGGCGCACCAAACCCTCGCCGGATGGCAAGCTGGTGCAGGTAATGCACACGGTTGACACGGCGCGGTTGAACGCCAACCTGGCCGCAGCCTGGAAGCGCAACTAG
- a CDS encoding nucleoside phosphorylase, with product MNAAQRMHHIDMQPGDVGRYVFLPGDPGRTEAIAARFENARQVAYKREYRTFTGTLLGEKVSVTSTGIGNPSAAIAIEELIMLGADTFIRVGTSGAMQPHIMPGDLAIVSGAVRDEGTSKHYLPVEFPAVPHLDVLLALRQAAQQLGLPHHVGFSHSKDSFYAQHAPERMPIASELQERWQAWTAGGAICAEMESAILFILGSIYRKRVGSVLLMAINQTAATPLPAARDQGQTLDTAIEAMKILIQQDHIKEQH from the coding sequence ATGAACGCTGCGCAGCGAATGCACCACATCGACATGCAACCCGGCGATGTGGGCCGCTATGTCTTTTTGCCGGGTGATCCCGGCCGCACAGAAGCCATCGCGGCGCGGTTTGAGAATGCGCGTCAGGTAGCCTACAAACGCGAATACCGCACTTTCACCGGCACCCTGCTGGGCGAGAAGGTCTCGGTAACATCCACAGGGATTGGCAATCCCTCGGCGGCGATTGCCATCGAGGAATTGATCATGCTCGGGGCGGACACCTTCATCCGCGTGGGCACCTCCGGCGCCATGCAGCCGCACATCATGCCTGGCGACCTGGCGATTGTCAGCGGAGCCGTTCGGGATGAGGGCACCAGCAAGCATTACTTGCCGGTAGAATTTCCGGCGGTGCCGCATCTGGATGTACTTCTGGCGCTGCGCCAGGCTGCCCAGCAGCTGGGGCTGCCCCACCATGTTGGGTTCTCGCACAGCAAGGACTCCTTTTATGCCCAGCATGCCCCCGAACGCATGCCAATTGCCAGCGAACTGCAAGAGCGCTGGCAGGCCTGGACGGCGGGGGGCGCGATCTGTGCCGAAATGGAATCAGCCATTCTGTTCATCCTGGGCAGCATCTACCGCAAGCGGGTAGGCTCGGTGCTGCTGATGGCCATCAACCAAACCGCCGCCACCCCGCTGCCTGCGGCGCGTGACCAGGGACAAACCCTGGACACCGCCATCGAGGCCATGAAGATCCTGATCCAACAAGACCATATAAAGGAACAGCACTGA
- a CDS encoding ATP-binding cassette domain-containing protein, with protein MSAKPIVQVENVTHVYSRGNVTALDDVSVTINRGEIVGLIGQNGSGKTTLVKHLNSLLKPTSGRVLIDGEDTEKQSVQAMSAKVGYVYQNPNHQLFARTVQDELEFGPRNLKVDESEIEARREEAIEFFGLEEMRDLHPYRIGFPLRKLVGMASIFTMRPDIFILDEPTTGQDNITTQRVYKLIHRLRENGHTVICVAHDMILLAEVVDRLLVMRDAHLIADDTPRKVFAMSEVMESTHLAPPQITQLSLNLKKGKVVLSVDEMLKELKS; from the coding sequence ATGAGCGCTAAACCCATTGTTCAAGTAGAGAATGTCACCCATGTGTACTCACGCGGCAACGTGACCGCGTTGGATGATGTGTCTGTGACCATCAACCGCGGCGAGATCGTGGGCCTGATCGGCCAGAATGGCTCCGGCAAGACCACTTTAGTCAAACACCTCAACTCGCTGCTGAAGCCCACCAGTGGCCGCGTGTTGATCGATGGCGAAGACACCGAAAAGCAAAGCGTACAGGCCATGTCTGCCAAGGTGGGCTATGTGTACCAGAACCCCAACCACCAACTGTTCGCCCGCACGGTGCAGGATGAGCTGGAGTTTGGGCCGCGCAACTTAAAAGTGGACGAGTCCGAAATTGAGGCCCGCCGCGAAGAAGCCATCGAATTCTTTGGCCTGGAAGAAATGCGCGACCTGCACCCCTACCGCATCGGCTTCCCGCTGCGCAAGCTGGTCGGCATGGCCTCAATCTTCACCATGCGCCCTGACATCTTCATTTTGGACGAACCGACCACCGGCCAGGACAACATCACTACCCAGCGTGTATACAAGCTGATCCATCGCCTGCGCGAGAACGGCCACACCGTGATCTGCGTGGCACACGACATGATCCTGCTGGCCGAAGTGGTGGACCGCCTGCTGGTGATGCGCGACGCGCACTTGATCGCCGACGATACCCCGCGCAAAGTGTTCGCCATGAGCGAGGTTATGGAAAGTACCCACTTGGCCCCGCCGCAGATCACCCAACTTTCCCTGAACCTGAAGAAGGGCAAAGTGGTGCTCTCGGTGGACGAGATGCTGAAAGAGCTGAAGTCCTAG
- a CDS encoding ATP-binding cassette domain-containing protein, translated as MAKGKPVIEFKDVSFGYAAASDREFAIENINLTIYEGEYVALLGLNGAGKTTLQLCINGVIPNSIMGEFSGEFSVYGQDTEVTSVREMAKLVGMVFDNPEFQLSQMSVAEEIALGMENIGFSFEEMNRIIPEVLKIVGLSGLEERSPFALSGGQQQRLSIASALAMRPKILVMDEPTSNVDPIGKEEIFAVAAKLNKEENMTIVMAEHEVEVMAAYADRVIVMDEGKIVLNGTPKEVFSETALFERLGLRTPQVTELSAKLAKKGTRKFSKGYPVTLDEAVASLR; from the coding sequence ATGGCCAAAGGAAAACCTGTTATCGAGTTTAAAGATGTGAGTTTCGGGTACGCAGCCGCCAGCGACCGTGAATTCGCCATCGAAAACATCAACTTGACGATTTATGAAGGTGAGTATGTGGCCCTGTTGGGCCTGAACGGCGCGGGCAAAACCACTTTGCAATTGTGCATCAATGGCGTTATTCCAAACAGCATTATGGGCGAATTCTCTGGCGAGTTCTCTGTCTACGGACAGGATACCGAGGTCACCTCTGTACGCGAGATGGCCAAGTTGGTAGGGATGGTCTTTGACAATCCGGAATTCCAGTTGAGCCAAATGAGCGTGGCAGAGGAAATCGCCCTCGGTATGGAAAACATCGGCTTCAGCTTCGAAGAGATGAACCGCATCATCCCGGAAGTGTTGAAGATCGTGGGCCTGTCCGGTCTGGAGGAACGCTCGCCATTCGCCCTCTCCGGCGGGCAGCAGCAGCGCCTCTCGATCGCTTCTGCGCTGGCTATGCGCCCGAAGATCCTGGTGATGGATGAACCCACATCCAACGTGGACCCGATCGGCAAGGAAGAGATCTTTGCGGTGGCCGCCAAGCTGAACAAAGAAGAGAACATGACCATCGTCATGGCCGAGCATGAAGTGGAAGTGATGGCCGCTTATGCCGACCGTGTGATCGTGATGGACGAAGGCAAGATCGTACTGAATGGCACGCCCAAGGAAGTCTTCAGCGAAACCGCGTTGTTTGAGCGCTTGGGTCTGCGCACTCCGCAGGTCACTGAGCTGTCGGCCAAGCTCGCCAAGAAGGGTACCCGCAAGTTCAGCAAAGGTTACCCCGTGACCCTGGACGAAGCTGTGGCCAGCCTGCGCTGA
- a CDS encoding ribokinase, whose amino-acid sequence MAHTGRVTVVGSFAVGITLRASRFPVAGETLPGRDFDMGPGGKGSNQAIGIARLGVPSALLVKIGQDQLGQMAAPLYAEEDVDASHLITSAERNTGVGLIVLNQAGENFIVLDMGANELLSPADVAAAEDLIAGSRVVMTVLEIPIQTALAGMRLARKHGAISILNPAPAQSLPDELLEQVDVITPNQTELRLLNGLAPDAEIDRVQMAQALQARGVRNVVLTRGAQGAMLLAEDGSVHEVPGYTVDVVDTTGAGDAFNAALGAALAEGKPLLEAVQFAVAAGALACTKLGVVPALARRSDIEALTSAQARREL is encoded by the coding sequence ATGGCTCACACTGGGCGGGTGACTGTGGTGGGCAGCTTTGCAGTGGGCATCACCCTACGGGCTTCACGTTTCCCCGTGGCGGGCGAAACCCTGCCCGGCCGCGACTTTGACATGGGGCCGGGCGGCAAAGGCTCCAACCAGGCGATTGGCATCGCCCGCCTCGGGGTACCCAGCGCTTTGCTGGTCAAGATCGGCCAGGACCAGCTGGGCCAAATGGCGGCCCCGCTGTACGCCGAGGAGGATGTGGATGCCAGCCACCTGATCACCTCTGCTGAGCGCAACACGGGGGTCGGGCTGATCGTGCTTAACCAGGCCGGCGAGAACTTCATCGTGCTGGATATGGGCGCCAATGAACTGCTCAGCCCGGCCGATGTGGCCGCGGCCGAGGACTTGATCGCCGGCAGCCGGGTGGTAATGACCGTGTTGGAGATCCCCATCCAGACCGCGCTGGCGGGCATGCGCCTGGCTCGTAAGCATGGCGCCATTTCCATCCTAAACCCGGCCCCGGCCCAGAGCTTGCCGGATGAGTTGCTGGAGCAGGTGGATGTGATTACCCCGAACCAGACTGAGCTGCGCCTGCTGAACGGCCTGGCGCCGGATGCGGAAATAGATCGCGTCCAGATGGCCCAGGCCTTGCAAGCGCGTGGGGTGCGCAATGTGGTGCTGACCCGCGGGGCGCAGGGCGCCATGCTGCTGGCCGAAGACGGCAGCGTGCATGAGGTGCCCGGATACACTGTGGACGTGGTGGACACCACGGGCGCCGGCGATGCCTTTAACGCCGCTTTGGGGGCGGCCCTGGCGGAGGGCAAGCCTTTGCTGGAAGCGGTTCAGTTCGCGGTGGCGGCCGGCGCATTGGCTTGTACAAAACTGGGGGTGGTGCCGGCGCTGGCCCGCCGCTCAGACATTGAAGCCCTTACAAGTGCTCAGGCAAGAAGGGAACTGTGA
- a CDS encoding nucleoside phosphorylase → MDQQKQHHIDLKPGDVGRYVLLPGDPGRTEVIASYFDDAKEIAYKREYRTFTGTLLGEKVSVTSTGIGCPSAAIAIEELIALGADTFIRVGTSGGIQPDTINGEVAIVSGAIRDEGTTLHYMPAEFPAVADLDITLALRKAAQDLGQPYRVGISQSKDSFYGQHAPKRMPVANRLLDRWKAWTDGGAICSEMEAAVLFVIGSIHRVRVGGVMMMAKFEKHPETPEEIEEFAKALDINKPIRVAVEALKTLIEADRAKA, encoded by the coding sequence ATGGACCAACAAAAGCAACACCACATTGACTTGAAGCCCGGTGATGTCGGCCGCTATGTGCTGCTGCCCGGCGACCCAGGCCGCACCGAAGTCATCGCTTCGTACTTTGATGACGCCAAAGAGATCGCCTATAAGCGCGAATATCGCACCTTCACCGGCACCCTGCTGGGCGAAAAGGTCTCGGTGACTTCCACCGGGATTGGCTGCCCTTCGGCGGCGATCGCTATCGAAGAGCTGATCGCGCTGGGGGCCGACACCTTCATCCGCGTCGGTACTTCCGGCGGCATCCAGCCAGACACGATCAACGGCGAGGTCGCCATCGTCAGCGGCGCCATTCGCGATGAGGGCACTACTCTGCACTACATGCCGGCCGAATTCCCCGCCGTGGCCGACTTGGACATCACCCTGGCGCTGCGCAAGGCCGCCCAAGACCTGGGACAGCCCTATCGCGTCGGCATCAGCCAGTCCAAGGACTCCTTCTACGGCCAGCACGCGCCCAAGCGCATGCCGGTCGCCAACCGTCTGCTGGACCGTTGGAAAGCCTGGACCGATGGCGGAGCGATCTGCTCCGAGATGGAAGCTGCGGTGCTCTTCGTCATCGGCAGCATCCACCGCGTGCGCGTGGGCGGCGTGATGATGATGGCCAAGTTTGAGAAGCACCCCGAAACACCGGAAGAGATCGAGGAGTTCGCCAAGGCCCTCGATATCAACAAGCCGATCCGCGTAGCGGTCGAAGCCCTCAAGACCCTGATCGAAGCGGACCGCGCCAAGGCCTAG
- a CDS encoding nucleoside phosphorylase, whose product MKQHHIDLQPGDVGRYVLLPGDPGRTELIASYFDDAKEVAYKREYRTFTGTLLGEKVSVTSTGIGCPSAAIAIEELIAIGADTFIRVGTSGGMQPHLIPGELAIVNAAIRDEGTSSHYLPIEFPAVADIDIVATLREACEKLGTPYHVGISQSKDSFYGQHAPQRMPVADHLLDRWKAWIAGGAICSEMEASTLFAIAAIHRKRCGGVMQIMANQEAPQKMEPYRDLTRMLQTVTEALKILIERDRAQGT is encoded by the coding sequence ATGAAACAACATCACATTGACTTGCAACCTGGCGATGTCGGCCGCTATGTATTGCTGCCCGGCGACCCCGGCCGCACCGAGCTGATCGCCTCCTACTTCGACGACGCCAAAGAAGTCGCCTACAAGCGCGAGTACCGCACCTTCACCGGCACGTTGCTGGGCGAGAAAGTCTCAGTCACCTCCACCGGCATTGGCTGCCCTTCAGCGGCGATTGCCATCGAAGAGCTGATCGCCATCGGCGCGGATACCTTCATCCGGGTCGGCACCTCCGGTGGCATGCAGCCCCACCTGATCCCCGGCGAGTTGGCGATTGTCAATGCCGCCATCCGCGACGAGGGCACCAGCAGCCACTACCTGCCCATCGAGTTCCCCGCCGTGGCCGACATTGATATCGTCGCCACACTGCGCGAGGCCTGCGAGAAGCTGGGCACGCCCTACCACGTCGGCATCAGCCAGTCCAAGGACTCCTTCTATGGGCAGCACGCCCCCCAGCGCATGCCCGTGGCGGACCACCTGCTGGACCGCTGGAAGGCCTGGATCGCTGGCGGGGCGATTTGCTCGGAAATGGAAGCCTCCACCCTGTTCGCCATCGCGGCCATCCATCGCAAACGCTGCGGCGGCGTGATGCAGATCATGGCCAACCAGGAAGCCCCTCAGAAAATGGAACCCTATCGTGACCTGACCCGCATGCTGCAGACGGTCACCGAAGCCTTAAAGATCCTCATCGAGCGCGATCGCGCCCAAGGAACATAG
- a CDS encoding nucleoside phosphorylase produces the protein MDQKQHHIDLKPGDVGRYVLLPGDPGRTELIASYFDDAKEIAYKREYRTFTGTLLGEKVSVTSTGIGCPSAAIAMEELVAIGADTFIRVGTSGGIQPDTINGEVAVVSGAIRDEGTTSHYMPIEFPAVADLDVTLALRKAAQDLSLPYRVGISQSKDSFYGEVTPERMPVAKRLHDRWKAWTDGGAVCSEMEAAALFVIGSIHRVRAGGVMLMANIYKRPETPQEVEQFNREFDINKPIRVAVEALKTLIEADRAKAKS, from the coding sequence ATGGACCAAAAACAACACCACATTGACCTCAAGCCCGGTGACGTGGGCCGTTATGTGCTGCTGCCCGGCGATCCTGGCCGCACCGAGTTGATCGCTTCGTATTTTGACGATGCCAAAGAGATCGCTTACAAGCGTGAGTACCGCACCTTCACCGGCACGCTGCTTGGTGAGAAAGTCTCGGTGACCTCCACCGGCATTGGTTGCCCTTCGGCCGCCATCGCCATGGAGGAGCTGGTCGCCATCGGCGCCGACACTTTCATCCGCGTTGGCACCTCCGGCGGCATCCAGCCCGACACGATCAACGGCGAAGTGGCCGTGGTCAGCGGAGCCATCCGCGACGAAGGCACCACCAGCCATTACATGCCCATCGAGTTCCCGGCCGTGGCCGACCTGGATGTGACCCTGGCGCTGCGCAAAGCCGCCCAGGACCTGAGCTTGCCCTATCGCGTCGGCATCAGCCAGTCCAAAGACTCCTTCTACGGCGAAGTGACCCCCGAACGCATGCCGGTCGCCAAGCGCTTGCACGACCGCTGGAAGGCTTGGACGGACGGCGGGGCGGTCTGCTCCGAAATGGAGGCGGCTGCCTTGTTCGTCATCGGCAGCATTCACCGCGTACGCGCCGGCGGCGTGATGCTGATGGCCAACATCTACAAGCGCCCGGAAACTCCGCAAGAAGTCGAGCAGTTCAACCGCGAGTTCGACATCAACAAACCCATCCGCGTAGCCGTGGAAGCACTGAAGACCCTGATTGAGGCCGACCGCGCGAAAGCCAAAAGCTAA